Proteins encoded within one genomic window of Cucumis sativus cultivar 9930 chromosome 3, Cucumber_9930_V3, whole genome shotgun sequence:
- the LOC116402540 gene encoding uncharacterized protein LOC116402540: protein MPPREEVRRGGRRGRGRGAGGRGRGVGRNQPTEGQAEHRIPAAPVTHVEFDALSAHMEQRFTELMTAIAQNQQAPAVPPAPVVPPAPAAPPAQELPNQLSAEAKHLRDFRKYDPQTFDGSLEDPTKAEMWLSSVETIFNYMRCPEEHRVQCAAFLLRDRGIIWWRTTMRMLGGDVRQITWDQFKDCFYTKFFSANLRDAKSQEFLELKQGYMTVEEYDQEFDMLSRFAPELVSNEQARADRFVKGLRDEIRGFVRALKPTTQAEALRLAVDMSIGKDERQPRSFNKGSSSGQKRKVEQRTVGVPQRNMRPGDSFRSFQQSSGGAGDTTQERPVCDTCGKRHLGRCLMGTRVCYKCKQEGHMADRCPLRSTGAGSSSQGERPPQRGTIFATNRSEAEKAGTVVTGKGNKGGKPARGRKEA, encoded by the coding sequence ATGCCGCCAAGGGAAGAAGTACGTAGAGGAGGTCGTAGAGGCCGAGGTAGAGGAGCAGGAGGCCGAGGTAGAGGAGTAGGTCGTAATCAGCCTACTGAGGGTCAAGCTGAACATCGAATTCCTGCTGCACCCGTGACTCACGTCGAGTTTGATGCACTGTCTGCTCACATGGAGCAGAGGTTTACAGAACTTATGACAGCCATAGCTCAAAACCAGCAGGCACCTGCAGTCCCACCTGCACCTGTAGTTCCCCCTGCACCAGCAGCCCCTCCTGCACAAGAATTACCTAACCAACTTTCTGCTGAGGCGAAACATTTGAGGGACTTTCGGAAGTATGACCCTCAGACGTTTGATGGGTCACTGGAGGATCCTACTAAAGCTGAAATGTGGTTGTCCTCTGTGGaaaccatatttaattacatgagATGTCCTGAGGAGCACAGAGTTCAGTGTGCTGCTTTTCTACTGAGGGACAGAGGCATTATCTGGTGGAGGACTACCATGCGCATGCTAGGTGGAGATGTGAGGCAGATTACCTGGGATCAGTTTAAGGACTGCTTCTATACCAAGTTTTTCTCGGCTAACCTTAGAGACGCCAAAAGCCAGGAATTCTTGGAGTTGAAGCAAGGATATATGACAGTCGAGGAGTACGACCAGGAGTTTGATATGCTGTCACGTTTTGCCCCTGAGCTTGTTAGTAATGAGCAGGCTAGAGCTGATAGGTTCGTCAAGGGATTGAGAGATGAAATTAGGGGTTTTGTGCGAGCACTAAAGCCCACTACCCAAGCTGAAGCACTGCGTCTGGCAGTGGATATGAGTATTGGGAAGGATGAAAGACAGCCAAGGAGCTTTAATAAGGGATCGTCGTCgggtcaaaagagaaaagtagagCAGAGAACTGTAGGAGTTCCTCAGAGGAACATGAGACCAGGTGATTCTTTTCGCAGTTTCCAGCAGAGTTCTGGCGGTGCAGGAGACACTACTCAAGAGAGGCCAGTATGTGATACGTGTGGGAAACGCCACCTGGGTCGTTGTTTGATGGGAACGAGAGTCTGTTATAAGTGCAAGCAAGAGGGACACATGGCTGATAGGTGTCCCTTGAGATCTACTGGGGCTGGATCGAGCAGTCAGGGAGAGAGACCTCCACAGCGGGGTACAATCTTTGCCACTAATAGATCAGAGGCAGAGAAGGCCGGCACAGTAGTGACAG